The Tenebrio molitor chromosome 2, icTenMoli1.1, whole genome shotgun sequence DNA segment CCTTCTTCTTAGCTAGTGATAAATTAGTAAACATTTTAGGATCATAATCAAATGTTAAACTGTTAATTAACTTATCAGTAACTGTAACTTTTTCTTGTGAATATTCAACATTAATGTCTTCTTCTTTAACAGTTAATCTGCTTGCAGgatatttattttcatcattaaatggtattattttaatgataaatagttttgtgttttgtgCAAATTTTGGGATCAATTCCACAAAACGAATTTTATCAAACTTCTTCAGTTTTCTAATACATATGAGAACCTTATTTTTATCCACACAATACTGCCAGAAACTTTCAAAAAACGGTATTTCTTCTTTAAcatcaacttccataattgcAGTATTAGCCAAAATAATGCCAACATCAGTAACACGATCAGAAACATGTATTAAAGAATATCCAATAGGTAAatcattgttttttatttcataatatTCTGTAGTGTCAAACTCAAGTGACCCCATGTTAAATTTAAGCAGATACTTTTTAAGTTCATCTGTTggagtttttgaaattttctttacTAGTTTACCTTCTGCAGAAACAAAAGCGTTATTGTAAAGCCTCTCCTCTTGAACAAATGATTTTTGTCTAACTTTAAGAAACCTTGATTGGTCACCtataaatgggaaaaaatttaatcttctTTGATAATATCTAACTAAAATCAAAGTAGACAATTTTTCAAGCAGACCATCTTCATCCTCCACAACAGTTTCAACTGGAGGTAACTTCAATACTGCATATAATTCAttataaaaaatcttgtaattAAAAGAATCATTCATGGTAACCATCTCAAAAGTAATATTATTAGCTTCAAAATTTTTAGCTTCATTAAGAGCAGCAAATCTTTGGTTCTTATCACTTTTAATAGGATCATCATCATTTGTAACATATATTATGGTTCTTTTGTAAAACACAGAGTTTACTTCTTTGAACTTCTTTTTGCAAAATAGGAAAAAAGCACTCAAATCAAAAATTCCTTTTCTTTGATACATATCTGTCAATTCATCATCTGTTcgtttattttcttcttttaaaaACTTAATGGAAGTCAGTACATTATCATTAAAGTTGACAAATGAGGCGGATGCATCTTCACGTGCTAACACTACACCAAACGGACTCCAACTGCGTTTGTTCTGTGTAAAAATCAGCGAGTTTGCTAAGTTGTAACAAGCACTTATGCAATCCCTGAAAGGCATAATTCCATCGCTTTCTTTTTTGACGAACATTGATGGGTTTGTATCAATTGCAATCAACACAAAAGATGGCTTATATACGGTGTCAGGGCTGGTGGTATCGTCTTCATTGTCCGACATCTACGATTACAAGTTGACAATTTCAACACTTTCATTAGACTATTGTTAGTTTTCATTACCTTGTCACCTGCTTTgtaaataacaatgaaaattaactGCGAAAAATATTAACAAGCCCAAACCCGCAACAATACAAATACCGCCAAtaatttgacagtgacagATTTATCAACGTTCAACAAACGCTGCTGCCAACATAAAACTAGTTCGGTAAAAAGACtagtgtttaaataaattaaaataccgggtgatcaagaaggactgtttaagttggcagtacaattaagaaaattgtttaattcggttatttataacactgcaactggatatgttttgttggtttatttgacaaatatctgatatatagttgaatttttttaataaacaattgtcaaaacgttgtcttgttggtatgagccaaactgtgattttcatgataatacgattggtcacattgagtgtcaacatttttttatgtaactgagcctgcgccctaacgagcgagagtttatttcaaattcgaaaaggtttctcctgatttctcattaaatttgttttgaaaatgaattcacggaagaaaggtacgggaagtgaagtgaacataaccttaaccatgatttggtgtcaaattgttatacagctggtccatatgtccaaattttagggtggtacagtatggtttttttacttcattttgacactgacaattgtttattaaaaaaatttcacataggtatagcattaacaacgacaagccaccaacaactgGAAGTTACTcttgttatacgatttaaaatacgatccagtgttaccaacttaaacagtccttcttgaccACCCCGTATTATATGATTTCTAAATTGTCTACAAATAAGAACAAACTATATATTCACAAAGCATAATTAATGAAAGTATGTAATTATAAACCGCTATGGTCTTTTGTTATCagtcattattattaattattaaattattattaatttccaatttaaacgtaaattatCAAACATGTTAGCCAACAGAAAGAATCAGAAAAGTGAATACACTACATTGGCTGTCAAATGGAAAGTACATGTGTTTGATGTTATAACCCTGttataacctaactttttccTAACTGAGaaagaaaatttgtatttgGAGTTTTGCTTCGTAATATGTTGGAATAATGCCGGTGGATCACAAAAGACTTAACGGTCCAGAAATTACTATCCCGTATCAGCTATTCGACAAATTAAATACAGTTccattaaaaacacaatttacaaatattgTGAAAGCTGATGGCAGTCGCGCTGATGGTCGATCGTTAAAAGATCACCGTAAAATATGTAAGTATATTCCACTAGTAAATATCGTCATAAAATATGTTCTTTCAGTCATGAAAGCAGGTGTCGTGAGTCATGCTAAAGGTTCTGCATATATTGAACTGGACAAAACCAAAGTTATAGTGTCAGTTTTTGACCCTCGAGAAATCCCAAACAGAAGTGAATACAGTTCTAAGGGTGAGATTTACTGTGAGTTTAAGTATGCTCCCTTCAGTTGCCACAAAAGGAGATTGCATCAACAAGATTCTGAAGAACTGGAATGTAGTGCAATTATGAAACAGGCACTGGAATCTGCTGTTTTTAGGCATGAATTTCCAAACTTCCAGGTTGATATTTATGCAATGGTATTACACAATGATGGATCTGCATTAAGTGCTGCAATTACTGCAGCCGGCCTTGCTTTGGCACATGCTGGAATACCCATGTATGATTTAATTACTTCAGTTACACTTGCAGTGCAAGGAAAAACAATATTGATAGATCCCAGCTTGGAAGAAGAACAATTGTGTCAAGTACCATTGTTTAAAGATGAACAGAATGAGAACCACGGAATAGTAATGCTTTCAATGCTTGCAACTCATGAGCAAATATCACAGTTTTATCAAACAGGAAATTTGTCATATGATAGTTTAAGTTCTGGAATTGACATTCTTACTAGTGCTACTAAAGATATTGTGACCttagttaaaaaatgtttggttaAACATGTACTTAATACAACTAGGAATGTGGAAGATTGAATATTAAAGCAGTTTTTATTATGTAAtgtggtattatttttttctattacaaGCGCAACTTTTATTTGTGAAACAAAGTAAATATGAATCATTTCATTACCATAAATGGTCATTGTGAAAAACTTTAACCTTATATAAATCAATGATACataaacataaattttattgtcataaaCAACTTTGTCTGGGCTAATATTTGGCTTACCGCCAAGTTGTTGATTTAAGACAATCATAAATTATATATCTTAGTATCTAGACCCTATCAAGCGCCCAATAATACCATTAATacgtattaattaaaaatataaaacacgtattttgtacataacgtaatataaatattttcaaatatgtaataggCGTTCAAAAACTTGCACGTTTGGATTTGTCCTTGTTTTGAAACGTGCTTGTCGTTCCTTAACATATGTAACGTATAGGTAATTAATCTTACAAACTGTGCAAAAGCGTCAGTTGCGTTAATTGGTATAAAATTTACCTATGACAAGCGACATACGTTTAAAAATACACAGGCTGCTGCTGCTTCAAACGGTTTAGTTTCTAAAAACCCGTTATTTCCTCCGACATAGTTTTTTCTATTATAACCTCTAACGGCTTATTtggtaatttttaatgaaaaagttgtttttgagatttatttttaaccaatGTTTGGTTGTACCtacctatacagggtgattaaTGAGTAATAACGAgccaaacaaaatttgtgatgcaaccaagAATACATGTCTCCCATCAACAAAGGTTGTTAAGTTAAACAATATTTGGTGcaattctgttttaaaatttaccaatattgctatataacaatgttgcagttgctatgatatgaagctgttgattggttggatctgtgcaaaatcaatattgttcaataacaaacttgctaaattttgaaacagaatcgcactaattaTTCCACATAatgattttgataaaatttggcAAATGTGTTTGTAATGTCGGGCATGTTGactatgttttataaaattaaaatatatttttttaaatccacataatcggtgcaaatgtaatgtcggttgcatcacaaatttcgttaggctcattattactcgtgaatcgtataggttttttttttcacaaaatgtACGCaccttcaaaaaaataaataataagaaatATGTAAATCTATTTAGTTTTTTACAGGTAAAAACCATAgttacagaaaataaaattgtatataagtaggtacatacctacaaaaataatgtcaaaagtacaaataatataagtttttgaaaaagttaaaTACCACACTCAACTGCATAAtactttttgttgtttttcaggCATCCATTCATCTATTTATAGATTCAGACATATTGTTAGTTATGTGTTGTAAAGTAGGTACAGTCACGgtcacggaatttcgtcagtcgttgtcattcaactgacattagctgtaaaacaggttttatatatttttaaccCCACAGTGGATggcaatttgtaattttgatttttattgtgcgtgacagaatttctgtcacaaaaatttgaatgttagtCATAATGACATTAAAGCTTAGACTAAACAAGTTTTTGCGCGTTGACGGTAAAATAACTGATGAAATTCCCTGGCCGTAACTGTACgtaacaaaattgaaatagtttttttgtccgatactgtcagaatttgagaattttctcctgtgtgaacggattttgataaatgtcacaacttgtcaaaacgaaacttcaagctaattttaaagattttaagcgatctggagcctttaaggggtcgtcgaataaaaaatctttgtcttcaactcgttcgttaaataaactactattattaattatgataAATAATAGGTATTCATTTCATTACATACATCAATACATTCTTTTTAAGTTTTCTGTATTATAATATTCgtcaagaacaaaaaaaaatcatgatatcacatttattttttttaacagcaAATGccataaatttatattttgcagAATGCACCTTGGTCAATGTGTGATAACGTTCCAGCCAAGAAAGGGAAAATGTCCATTTACTGGTAACATGTGTGACTAAAGCGGTTAGTAATTAGTTTATCCGACCCTCTAGGGTTTGGAAGATTCACAATTATTTCACCACCATTAAGTAGATAACGCCTAGCAGCCAATGTCCATGAAAACCTacattttgttatcttacacaTTTAGGTACAGTGCTACTAACAAAATGAACCAGAGATTATTTCCATAATTGCTGTATGTGTTTTAATTAACTGGCCCTATTGCGTAAGATAAAATTAGTCTATTAAtccgtaaaaattctcatgaaGTAATCAGAGTAATTCACATCATTACACGAAGTGACCaccgttattgtcaatacaataatgaagACACCACCGAAATGATTCGTTCACTTTTTCCAGCATACCTCTGTTATTGCGAATTGTTGTCGCAGCATTTTCCACCCTTCCTTTTAAAACTTCAATTGTATCAGTGGGGATCGAATATATCAAGTCCTTCATGTACCCCCACAAGAAGTCGCACGGAAATTCTCTGGGCTCGAGGAGCACTCCCGCACGCTTCACCATACACTACACAGTATCTATGTATTCAtaattcgaaaataaacgcgccattttcacaaaatttttgcttaaatcacagaaaaaacacgtaaacacctgccttgtggagtcggataaaactaactgaaaatgtaatctAGCTCGGCCGCGCagcgaaaaaactttattctaaaaatacaatgttttgcgccgattttacaaaaactattatttcacggtcactgtcaTAGGGTCAAATAACTACAAAATAGacagctcgttaatttatggggtGGTAAAATaccgaaatgaaaattatatttcgaaaaaatggtagataacaattttgttgttcttgataAGAtctaccactggttaaaattaatgtccTTATTTCTGAGAGACGTTGTATAAAACAATTActtgaagaaattttcaacaaatgtataaaattatgatCGTATTTTAGACGTTTAGCAGAATTTATTTACAACCAGATTTTATGtctaattttttattcttgttaatttaattttgataatatATATTTCATTCAAGCAGatattaataatttgtttttctttaatttgtaACTAAAAATAAACTCTCCAACTGTTATATCTACACCTCGAGAGCAATAAATTGATCTCGTCCTGTTCCGACATAATAAATTTAGCTTTTGCGATCTTCAGAAATTCAATAAAGCTCCTGCGTTAAACATCTTCCACGAACAGCGTAAAATCAATGTCCTCGGCTATTCATATTTAATTCACTTCCGGAAGcagaatattttaaagaaagg contains these protein-coding regions:
- the LOC138123967 gene encoding exosome complex component MTR3-like, yielding MPVDHKRLNGPEITIPYQLFDKLNTVPLKTQFTNIVKADGSRADGRSLKDHRKIFMKAGVVSHAKGSAYIELDKTKVIVSVFDPREIPNRSEYSSKGEIYCEFKYAPFSCHKRRLHQQDSEELECSAIMKQALESAVFRHEFPNFQVDIYAMVLHNDGSALSAAITAAGLALAHAGIPMYDLITSVTLAVQGKTILIDPSLEEEQLCQVPLFKDEQNENHGIVMLSMLATHEQISQFYQTGNLSYDSLSSGIDILTSATKDIVTLVKKCLVKHVLNTTRNVED
- the Irbp gene encoding ATP-dependent DNA helicase 2 subunit 1: MSDNEDDTTSPDTVYKPSFVLIAIDTNPSMFVKKESDGIMPFRDCISACYNLANSLIFTQNKRSWSPFGVVLAREDASASFVNFNDNVLTSIKFLKEENKRTDDELTDMYQRKGIFDLSAFFLFCKKKFKEVNSVFYKRTIIYVTNDDDPIKSDKNQRFAALNEAKNFEANNITFEMVTMNDSFNYKIFYNELYAVLKLPPVETVVEDEDGLLEKLSTLILVRYYQRRLNFFPFIGDQSRFLKVRQKSFVQEERLYNNAFVSAEGKLVKKISKTPTDELKKYLLKFNMGSLEFDTTEYYEIKNNDLPIGYSLIHVSDRVTDVGIILANTAIMEVDVKEEIPFFESFWQYCVDKNKVLICIRKLKKFDKIRFVELIPKFAQNTKLFIIKIIPFNDENKYPASRLTVKEEDINVEYSQEKVTVTDKLINSLTFDYDPKMFTNLSLAKKKAFLRAKLLQDPEEDVEDVTLDSEAIDKSLNEVGDDFKNLFHLEEETGKKRRAPSTASKSKKKK